The Streptomyces sp. NBC_00236 DNA window CGATCACATCGGCGCCGGCCTCCACCGCGGCGGAGATCAGGCCGACGGTCTCGCCGAGCAGCGGGTAGCCGGAGGTGATGTAGGCGACGAGGGTGGTCTCGTCCTTGGTCCGGTTGTCGGTGAAGGTCTGTTCGATGCGCTTCATCGGGCGTTCTCCTCACGCTGCTTGAGGGCGGCCATGGCGGAGGTGAGGTCCTTGTCGCCGCGGCCGGAGAGGTTGACGAGGACGGTGGAACCCGGGGCGCACTCGCGGGCGACCTTCAGGGCGCCGGCCACCGCGTGCGCGGACTCCAGGGCCGGGAGGATGCCCTCCTGGGAGCTGAGTGCGACGAACGCGTCCAGGGCCTCGTTGTCGGAGGCGGAGATGTACTCGACCTTGCCGGTGTCCTTGTAGTGGGAGTGCTCGGGGCCGACGCCCGCGTAGTCCAGGCCGGGTGCGATGGAGTGGGTGAGCTGGATCTGCCCGTCGTCGTCCTGCAGCAGATAGGTGCGGGTGCCCTGGAGGACGCCCGGGTCCCCGTAGAGCAGCGGCGCCGCGTGCCCGCCCTGCCCGCCCTTGCCCTCACCGGCGGCCTGTACGCCGACGAGACGGACCGGGTCGTCGAGGAAGGCGCTGAACATCCCGGCCGCGTTGGAGCCGCCGCCGACACAGGCCACGACCGCGTCGGGCAGCCGGTCGTTCGCCTCCAGGAACTGGGCGCGGGCCTCCCGGCCGATGACCGACTGGAAGTTGCGCACGATCGTCGGGAAGGGGTGCGGGCCGACGACCGAGCCGAGCAGGTAGTGCGTGGTGTCGGGGCGCGCGATCCACTCGCGGATCGCCGCGTTGATGGCGTCCTTCAGCGTCGCCGTGCCCAGGTCGACCAGCTCGACGCGGGCCCCGAGCAGCTCCATCCGCTGCACGTTGGGGGCCTGCCGCTCGGCGTCGACCCGGCCCATGTAGACGGTGGCGTCGAGACCGAGGTAGGCGCAGGCCGCGGCCACGGCCACACCGTGCTGGCCGGCGCCGGTCTCGGCGATGATCTGCTTCTTGCCGAGGCGCCGGGCGAGCAGCGCCTGCCCGATCGAGTTGTTGATCTTGTGCGCGCCGGTGTGGGTGAG harbors:
- the trpB gene encoding tryptophan synthase subunit beta → MNGRFGEYGGQFVAETLVGPLQELEEEYQKALLDPEFTAELDKLLKMFVGRPTPITELHRLGATENGVKLWLKREDLTHTGAHKINNSIGQALLARRLGKKQIIAETGAGQHGVAVAAACAYLGLDATVYMGRVDAERQAPNVQRMELLGARVELVDLGTATLKDAINAAIREWIARPDTTHYLLGSVVGPHPFPTIVRNFQSVIGREARAQFLEANDRLPDAVVACVGGGSNAAGMFSAFLDDPVRLVGVQAAGEGKGGQGGHAAPLLYGDPGVLQGTRTYLLQDDDGQIQLTHSIAPGLDYAGVGPEHSHYKDTGKVEYISASDNEALDAFVALSSQEGILPALESAHAVAGALKVARECAPGSTVLVNLSGRGDKDLTSAMAALKQREENAR